From a region of the Rhipicephalus microplus isolate Deutch F79 chromosome X, USDA_Rmic, whole genome shotgun sequence genome:
- the LOC142775690 gene encoding uncharacterized protein LOC142775690 isoform X1 yields the protein MDSLRLPGPLNTTGEASKNWQTFKQRFELFLAASEPSDKQRSVSSKTALLLSVAGEDAIEIFNTLSFTEGEDKADYATVIKKFDEYFTLQTNEVHERYVFRKRVQSQGEPFEHFLRDLKKQARACNFGTLLDSMVRDQIVYGTNDDRVREKLLRDCELTLQKAEHVCKAAEASALRQETWERGQKQVDAVRKAGPNTKNAQVSMYTCSKCGRTHQPGNCPAFGRTCRKCQKRNHFAICCRSSALVGEIQDHEDDFSILEVSTRGVTSQRDWTVRMTVNNVSVELKVDTGSQANLLPVRIYNRMHPSPEMKQSSVVLHSYGGDTIKHLGVIRTEATLGDQAIPLDFFVVRKGRQAILGLQASERLGLLSRVHSVSKDGREELVKDFRHLFTGTGCVKKVYHMVLQDNTVPVIQPVRRVPLALNEPLRDELDRMEHAGIITRVTEPTDWLLLADMLSRATTKTTACDLDSNDVEVHADHPTRVRRITR from the exons ATGGATTCGTTGAGGCTGCCTGGTCCGCTAAACACGACGGGAGAAGCAAGCAAGAATTGGCAGACATTTAAGCAGAGATTCGAGCTTTTCCTTGCGGCATCGGAACCCAGTGACAAGCAGCGATCGGTGTCCTCAAAGACAGCACTCCTTCTCAGCGTAGCAGGTGAAGACGCCATCGAGATATTTAATACGCTGAGCTTCACGGAAGGAGAAGACAAGGCTGACTACGCGACAGTCATCAAGAAATTCGACGAATATTTCACGTTGCAGACTAACGAAGTACACGAACGCTACGTATTTCGGAAAAGAGTGCAAAGCCAAGGTGAGCCATTCGAGCACTTTTTGCGGGACTTGAAGAAACAGGCCCGAGCATGCAATTTCGGCACGCTTCTGGATTCCATGGTCCGAGACCAGATTGTGTACGGAACCAACGACGACAGAGTCAGAGAAAAGCTGCTCAGGGATTGCGAACTAACACTGCAGAAGGCTGAGCACGTCTGCAAGGCAGCCGAAGCATCAGCGCTTCGCCAAGAAACCTGGGAACGAGGTCAAAAGCAAGTAGACGCCGTTCGCAAAGCAGGCCCGAACACCAAAAATGCGCAAGTGAGCATGTACACGTGCTCCAAGTGCGGTCGCACACATCAGCCTGGAAACTGTCCCGCGTTCGGAAGAACTTGCAGAAAATGCCAAAAGAGGAACCATTTTGCAATTTGCTGCAGGTCCTCGGCGCTGGTTGGCGAAATTCAAGATCACGAAGATGACTTCAGCATTTTAGAGGTATCGACAAGAGGAGTAACAAGCCAACGTGATTGGACGGTTCGAATGACCGTAAACAACGTTTCGGTTGAACTTAAAGTAGATACCGGGTCTCAGGCCAACTTGCTGCCCGTTAGAATATACAATAGGATGCACCCAAGCCCTGAAATGAAGCAGAGTAGCGTGGTGCTACATTCATACGGTGGAGACACAATCAAGCATCTTGGAGTCATCCGTACGGAAGCGACGCTCGGTGACCAAGCTATTCCTCTAGATTTTTTTGTCGTACGCAAAGGTCGCCAAGCTATACTGGGCCTACAAGCAAGCGAACGCCTCGGATTGCTCTCACGCGTTCACAGCGTATCAAAGGACGGCCGCGAAGAACTTGTGAAAGATTTTCGTCATCTTTTCACAGGAACTGGCTGCGTGAAGAAAGTGTATCACATGGTGCTTCAAGACAACACGGTGCCAGTCATTCAACCAGTGCGACGTGTACCGTTGGCCCTGAATGAACCACTACGGGACGAGCTCGATAGGATGGAGCACGCCGGAATCATCACGAGAGTCACCGAACCTACTGACTGG CTCCTCCTGGCCGACATGTTGTCACGTGCCACAACTAAGACAACGGCCTGCGACCTCGACAGCAACGATGTAGAAGTACATGCC GACCACCCCACTCGAGTGCGGCGCATCACCCGCTGA
- the LOC142775690 gene encoding uncharacterized protein LOC142775690 isoform X2 — protein MDSLRLPGPLNTTGEASKNWQTFKQRFELFLAASEPSDKQRSVSSKTALLLSVAGEDAIEIFNTLSFTEGEDKADYATVIKKFDEYFTLQTNEVHERYVFRKRVQSQGEPFEHFLRDLKKQARACNFGTLLDSMVRDQIVYGTNDDRVREKLLRDCELTLQKAEHVCKAAEASALRQETWERGQKQVDAVRKAGPNTKNAQVSMYTCSKCGRTHQPGNCPAFGRTCRKCQKRNHFAICCRSSALVGEIQDHEDDFSILEVSTRGVTSQRDWTVRMTVNNVSVELKVDTGSQANLLPVRIYNRMHPSPEMKQSSVVLHSYGGDTIKHLGVIRTEATLGDQAIPLDFFVVRKGRQAILGLQASERLGLLSRVHSVSKDGREELVKDFRHLFTGTGCVKKVYHMVLQDNTVPVIQPVRRVPLALNEPLRDELDRMEHAGIITRVTEPTDWGSSSSWPTCCHVPQLRQRPATSTATM, from the exons ATGGATTCGTTGAGGCTGCCTGGTCCGCTAAACACGACGGGAGAAGCAAGCAAGAATTGGCAGACATTTAAGCAGAGATTCGAGCTTTTCCTTGCGGCATCGGAACCCAGTGACAAGCAGCGATCGGTGTCCTCAAAGACAGCACTCCTTCTCAGCGTAGCAGGTGAAGACGCCATCGAGATATTTAATACGCTGAGCTTCACGGAAGGAGAAGACAAGGCTGACTACGCGACAGTCATCAAGAAATTCGACGAATATTTCACGTTGCAGACTAACGAAGTACACGAACGCTACGTATTTCGGAAAAGAGTGCAAAGCCAAGGTGAGCCATTCGAGCACTTTTTGCGGGACTTGAAGAAACAGGCCCGAGCATGCAATTTCGGCACGCTTCTGGATTCCATGGTCCGAGACCAGATTGTGTACGGAACCAACGACGACAGAGTCAGAGAAAAGCTGCTCAGGGATTGCGAACTAACACTGCAGAAGGCTGAGCACGTCTGCAAGGCAGCCGAAGCATCAGCGCTTCGCCAAGAAACCTGGGAACGAGGTCAAAAGCAAGTAGACGCCGTTCGCAAAGCAGGCCCGAACACCAAAAATGCGCAAGTGAGCATGTACACGTGCTCCAAGTGCGGTCGCACACATCAGCCTGGAAACTGTCCCGCGTTCGGAAGAACTTGCAGAAAATGCCAAAAGAGGAACCATTTTGCAATTTGCTGCAGGTCCTCGGCGCTGGTTGGCGAAATTCAAGATCACGAAGATGACTTCAGCATTTTAGAGGTATCGACAAGAGGAGTAACAAGCCAACGTGATTGGACGGTTCGAATGACCGTAAACAACGTTTCGGTTGAACTTAAAGTAGATACCGGGTCTCAGGCCAACTTGCTGCCCGTTAGAATATACAATAGGATGCACCCAAGCCCTGAAATGAAGCAGAGTAGCGTGGTGCTACATTCATACGGTGGAGACACAATCAAGCATCTTGGAGTCATCCGTACGGAAGCGACGCTCGGTGACCAAGCTATTCCTCTAGATTTTTTTGTCGTACGCAAAGGTCGCCAAGCTATACTGGGCCTACAAGCAAGCGAACGCCTCGGATTGCTCTCACGCGTTCACAGCGTATCAAAGGACGGCCGCGAAGAACTTGTGAAAGATTTTCGTCATCTTTTCACAGGAACTGGCTGCGTGAAGAAAGTGTATCACATGGTGCTTCAAGACAACACGGTGCCAGTCATTCAACCAGTGCGACGTGTACCGTTGGCCCTGAATGAACCACTACGGGACGAGCTCGATAGGATGGAGCACGCCGGAATCATCACGAGAGTCACCGAACCTACTGACTGG GGAAGCAGCTCCTCCTGGCCGACATGTTGTCACGTGCCACAACTAAGACAACGGCCTGCGACCTCGACAGCAACGATGTAG